DNA sequence from the Acidobacteriota bacterium genome:
GATCTTGTTCTGGCCGGCCTTCTCGTACGACAGCAGGATATAGCCATCGGCATCCTCGGTACTCTCGACCACCGCCTCGATGAGCTGTCCGGGAGCGATGGTGTCAAAGATCGGCTCGTGCTGGATCTGCTCCAGGGGGATCTTGCCCTCGGACTTGTAATCAATGTTGACGTAGACGAAGTTGTCCTTGACGGACAGGACGGACCCGCTGACGAGGTTGCCGGGCCGCAGTTCGGCCTGTGCCTGTTCGAAACTGTCCAGCAACGACTGGAAATCTTCGGTTTCGAATCCGTCGCTGGAACTGTCCGACCGATCCCATGGGATGGGCTCGCGGTGCATGTCAGCAGGCGCCTCCGCGCGTGGTCTGGCCGCGGTTGCCTGAACGGAGATACCGGGAGGAAAAGACGTGCAGAATCAGCTGGGGTTGAACGGTTAATAAAGGCATCCGCACAGCTCATGAACAAGAAGTCGCCCACTTATACGTTAGCGAACGGAGCCTTGTCAAGCCGGAAATGCCGTCAGCCCTCGTCGGCGCTGAGGAAGAGCGCGAGCAATTCCACCTTGCACTGGTAGACGTCCAGGAGTGTTTCCCAGGTCTGCGGCGTGGCGCGACCGCCGGCGATGGTCCGTTCCCGATCCTCGATCAGCTGGTCGAGTTGGGCCATCTCCGACTGGATGGGTTGCCGGAGTTCGGCCGGCGCCAGCGGCAGGAGCCCCGAAGCCTGGGCCTCGAGGAAGGCCAGGGCGTACTGGTATTCCTGCCGGGCATCGGCCAGGGGTTGGACAATGGCCTGCTGGGCGTGGCCCGGTGCGGGGGCCGCGTCCGGCGGCAGCGCGCGCCACGTCAGTCCGGCAGCCAGCAGGATCAACGCGGCGGCGGCGGCCCAGACCGGACGGCCTGGCCGCAGACGGCGGTCACGGCGGAGCAGCCGCTCGGACTCGGCCTGCCGCCGGATGCGCTCGGCCAAGCCGGGGGGAAACTCCGCCGCGGGGAGCCGGGCCAGTGCATCGCGCAGGGCGCCGAGCTCGGCTGCCAGGTTTGCACAGGGGGCGCAGGACGCCAGATGCGCCTGGACGGAGGCGGCCTCTTCCGGCGGCAAATCGCCGTCCAGCCAATGGGACAATCGCGCTTTCGTCTCGGCGCACGGGTTGCGGTCGTCGGATCTCATGGCGCTTCTCCTTGCAGCAAGTCGCGCATCTGCATCCGGGCGTGGTGCAGCTGGGACTTGGAGGTGCCCACCGAGATGTCCAGGATCTCGGCGATCTCTTGGTGGCGGAGCCCCTCGACATCGTGCATCAGCAGCACCGCCCGGTAACCGGGCGGCAGCCGTCCGATGGCCGCCTCGAGGTCCAGCCGACGCTGCAGCGCCGGCGCCGCGGAGGCGATGCGCAGCGCGGCCATGTCGCCCTCAGCCGCTTCGGAGGCCGGGGGCTGCCGGCGGAACTCCGAGATGATCCGGTTCACGGCCACACGGTAGATCCAAGTGGACAGTGCGGCCCGCCCGTCGTACTGCCGGATCTTGCGGAGCAGCAGCAGGAACACCTCCTGGGTAAGATCTTCGGCGATGGTCGGGTTGCCGCTCATGCGCCGGGCCAGGTTGAAGATCCGCGAGCCGTACCGCTCGAGCAGCTCGCCAAAGGCGCCCTCCTCGCCGCGGACAATCCTGTCCACCAGGTTCAGATCCTCGGACCGGTCGGGCACGGGCCGCGAGAAGTGTTCCATCGCCAGACTCACGCTTGAGCTGAGCGCCGGGATCGTGCGCATCACATCTGTTGAGACGAGCGGACGCAGACGGATGGTTGTACCGATGCCGGCAGCTTCATTTCATCACACCGGGCGTCAAATGGAAACTTGAATCTGGCGGGAGATATGGTGAAATAGGGCAGCGTCAAACCGGAGGTGCGCTCCTCATGCGGATCGCTGAATGGATTCAGGCCACGATCGCACCGCCCATCGTGGACATCTACGCACTCGCCCGGCAGTATGACCGACCCGGGCAACCCCTCATCAACATGGGCCAGGGCATCCCCGACATGATGCCGCCGGCCCCGTGCCTCGCGGCGCTGGCAGACCGGCTGGCGGATCCGGCGCTCCACCGCTACGGCCCCGACCAGGGTCTGCCTGAGCTGCGGGAGGCGCTGGCGGCCGACTACCGCCGCCGCCTGGGCGTCCGGCTGGACCCCGAGCGGGAGATCATCATCACCGCCGGGGCCAACCACGGTTTCGTCCTGGCCCTGCTGGCCCTGGTGCAGCCGGGGGAGCGGGTGGTGCTGGGGGCTCCCTACTATTTCAACCACCTCATGGCGCTGCAGCTGCTCGGCATGACCGGCGTGGAATGGCCGCTGACCGTGCGGGGCGACCGCTTCGTCCTCGATCTGGATGGCTTGGCGCCGCGGCTGGCGGCCGGCGCGGCGGGCGTTGTCTGCGTCAATCCGAACAATCCCACCGGCGCGGTGTTCGGTGCCGAGGACATGAGCGGCGTGATGGCCGCCTGCGTCCGGCGGGGCGTCCCCCTGTTCTACGACGAGGTGTACAGCCTGATTGCGTTCGGCGAGGAACCGGCGGGCCACCCGTACGCGTTCGCAGGCGGGCGGGAGCACACGATCATCCTGGGCAGTTTCTCGAAGTTGTTCGGACTGACCGGCTGGCGGGTGGGCTATATCATCGCCCCGCCGCCGGTGGTGGAGCAGATGATGAAGGCGCAGGACACCACGGTGATCTGCGCGCCGGTCGCCGGCCAGGCGCTGGCGGCGGAGTGCCTGCGGCGCTGTCCCGACTATCCGGCCGCATACTGCCGGGAACTCGGCCGCCGCGTGCGCCGCTTGTCGGCGGCTGTCTGCGACATCCCGGCGCTGACGTGGCGGGAGCCGGCGGGCGCTCTGTTCACCATGCTGCCCTACCGCCATCCGGAGCCGTCGCGGCAGCTCGCGGCGCGGTTGGTGCGCGAAGCCGGGGTGATGGTGATCCCCGGCGCGGCGTTCGGCGCGTCGGGTGAGGGCCATCTGCGGATTTCGTTCGGGTCCAGCGACGAGGCGACGATTGCGGAAGCGGGGCGTCGGCTGGCGCGCTTCTTCACCGAGGATCGAAACCGGTCGGACCGAAACCGAACCGCGGCCCCTGGGGCCGGGGGCCGGCAGGCCGAGGACCTTGGGGTGGGCGGGGCCCCTGGGGACGCGGACCCTTGTTGAAGTCGCCGTGGTTCGGCCGGAACGGTTTCTTCTCGGGGCGCTCGCGGACCGGCTGGCGGTAGCGGAAATCTTCCTTGGGGATGGCATCCACCACCGCGTGCCGCAGGACCAGGATGGACACGTACCGGTCCAGCTTCAACTCAAAATCGAATTCCGTCGTCCAGTTGACGGCGCCCTCGAAGATTTCACCGGTGTACAGGGTGATCCGGACCGGTTCCTGATCCTTGATTGCCGAGAGGTCGGCCTGTTTGCGCTCCGACGGCTTGTAGGCGGGCTTCTCCTTGACGTCCGACACGAACGGGTCGCGCTTGATGTACTCGGGCAGCAACCGGTGGATGCGGGAGTTGTAGATGAAAGCGGTGTCGATCTTCTCCAAATAGCGCAGCCGGCCGCGGCACAGGATCAGGGTGTTGTACTTGCGGACCTTGAGCACCTTGCCCAGCACCACGCCCTTGTCGAACGTGCGGAAGGCCATCACGTATTTTTTCTTCTTGGCCGAGAGCAGCCAGCGCACCCCGAGGTTGAAGACGGGGCGCTCCAGGCTCTTGGCGTAATCCATGGTCCATTTTTCCTTGAGAACCATCTTGGCCGAGTAATAGGCGATGTTGTGCTCCCGGGCCAGAGCCTTGATCGCGTTTTTGTCAATTTTTGCCATCGGTCTCCCCGCCCTTGGAATCTCAGGCAGCAGACAGCGGTTCAGATGGAGATGAGTGACTCGAATTCGGGGATCTGTTCCTTCAGTTGACGTTCGATGCCGTACTTGAGAGTCATCCGGGCGCCGGCGCAATGGGCACAGTGCCCCGTGAGGCGGACCTTGGCCGAGCGGCCGATGATCGCCACCAGCTCGACTTCTCCTCCATCCCGTTGCAGGAACGGCCGCACCTGTTCGATGACGGCTCGAACCCGGGCATCGAAATCATCCATCCCGCATCTCCATGCATCCTGCGCAACAGCCCGCGGGGCTCGCGCGTGCAACACGAAAGTATTAGAATCAAATCCCTCCGGCGAGTCAATATAAAAGATTGTCGGGTGGGCCGGGCTGGATTATAGTTGAGCCTGAGTGAGGAGCGCGATGCGTCGTTCGTACTTCGTCCAAATCGCCGGGTTGCTGATCGGGGCCGTGGTGTTCTGTCTGGGTGACGTGGTCGTGTACCGCAACGGCTCCAGACTGGAGGTCCGGGACCTCAAGATCGGCGACCAGACCGTCTCGTACAGCATCAAGGGGATGACGGCTACCGTCCCGGTCCGGTACATCGATGTCGAGGCGACGCGACAGGCCAACGCCGAACAGGAGGCGGAGCGCGCCCTCAAAGCCCAGGCTGAGGCGGAGGCGGCCGCCCGGCGCCGGGATGCCGCGGCTGCGGCAACGCCGGACGCCGGCGGTGCCGTCCTCGGCGACATGGCCCGGCGCAGCCTCAGCGACGCAGACGTCCAGAAGCTGCTTGATAAATGGGTCAAGCGCCACGCAGACAAGAGCCGCGAGGAGATCACGTCGGCCGGTCCGGGCGGGCTGACATCCGCCCCTGTCGGCGCGTTCCGGTTGCCGTTTTTCATCGAATCCGGCGTGATGATGATCCATGCCCGGGTCAACGATCAGGACGGCGTCCCCTTCTGCTTCGACACGGGCGCGAGCTGGACCACCGTGACCCCCGAACTCGTCCGCCGCGCCGGCATCCCGGTGGACTTCGACACCTGGACCATGGCCCAGACGGGCAACGGCATGACGAGAGTGTACCTCGGCATGGTGGACCGGCTGGTGGTGGGCGACCTCGAAGTCCGCAACCTCCCCGTGACGGTGGCGGAGAACTGCACGGTCAACCTGCTCGGTCAGAACCTGCTGCAGAATTTCAAAGTGTCGTTCGACTACCAGGCCCGCGTGATCACCCTGGCCCGGTAATCCCCGTGCGCAGCGGACCCGCCGCGTCTCTCAAACTCTTCAGGTGCCCCCGTACCCCACCTTGACCGAATCGCCCTCGACGATGACCGGCACGATGCGCCGGTTGCCGTTGCGCTGCAGCATTGCGGCCATGTGCGCATCCGAGTCGAAGACGTTCCGGTAGATCACGTGGTAACCCTGCGCCGCGAAATCCCGCCGGGCGGCGTCGGTATACGGTCAGGTGTCCTTGCCGAAGATCACCACGCGGTGTGCGTCCATGTTGCAGCCTCCTGCCGTCGGGCTTTGGGTGCGCGCGGCCCGGCGCGCGGATCCAGGCATCCGCTCACGCCGGATCGGCAGTGGGGTCCGGCAGCCGATCCAGCGCGTTCCGGTAGGCGTCGTGAGTGGCGCGGTCGAAGAGCACGAAACGGACCCGTCGGGGCCGCCCGTTGGCGTGCAGACACTGGGCCACGGTCTGCAGGGCGATCGCGGCGGCGGCGGCGACCGGATAGCCGAACGCCCCCGTGCTGATGGAGGGGAACGCCACCGTGTCGAGTCCCTCGTCGGCCGCCAGTCGCAGGCAGGACCGGTAGCAGGCGGCGAGAAGCTCCGGTTCGCCCGCGCCGCCGCCCCGCCACACGGGACCGACGGTGTGGATCACCCGCCGGGCCGGCAGGCGCCCGCCGGTGGTGGCGACCGCCTGGCCTGTGGGCAGAGCGCCGATCCGGGCGATGATCCGACGACAATCGTCGAGAATCGCCGGGCCGCCGGCCCGGTGGATGGCGCCGTCGACTCCCCCGCCGCCCATCAGGCTGGAGTTGGCTGCATTCACGATGGCGTCGGCGGCCATCCGGGTGATGTCGCCCTGCGACAGCTCAAGCACGCAGTCTCGGATCCGCCGGCTGGCTGTTGCTGGCGTCATGGCTCGCCCTCCGGCACCTGCGCGCCCGTTTCGGTTGCCGCCGGCGGGTTCAGGATGGTTCCGATCAACCGGAGGAGCGCGACGGCGTCCACCGGCTTGTGCAGAAAGCCCCGGCAGCCGCGGCGGAGCATCTGGTAAACGGACGCGTCCTCACCGTAGCCGCTGAGCACGACCACCGGCACGTCCGCCCGGATCGACTGAATCTCCGCCAGAGCCGCATCGCCCGATTTGACCGGCATGTTGATGTCCAGGATGACACAGTCGATGTCGTCCGCATGGTCCTGAAACACGCGGACGGCCTGTTGCCCGTCGGCGGCCTCAAGGATGTCCGCCCCGGCGGTACGCAGCAGGCGATTGAGGAAGAGTCGGTTGAGACTCTCGTCATCGACCACGAGCAGGCGCCGCCCGGCCAGCGGCAGCGCCGCCTCCGGACCGGCGTCGGCTGCGCTCTCCGCCGCGGCGGGAGCCGGCGCGTCGGTAGCCGGCAGAAAGATCAGCACTCGGGTGCCCCGGCCGGGCTCGCTGTCCAGATAGATATATCCCTGATGGTTCTTGACGATACCATAGACCGTGGCCAGGCCCAGGCCGGAGCCCTGCCCCTGGGCCTTGGTGGTGAAGAACGGATCGAACACCCGGGGCAGGTTTGCCGGGTCGATGCCGGTGCCGGTGTCCGCGACCACCAGGCGGATGTATCGGCCCGTTTTGAGCACATGGGTGTCGCGCACCAGGTCGCCGTCCACATTGACGGATTGGGTCTCCACCCGGATGCGGCCGCCGTCGGGCATGGCATCGCGGGCGTTGAGGAACAGGTTCAGCAGGACCTGCTCCATCTGGGTGCGGTCGCCCCGCACCCAGAGCGGCCCGGCGTGGAACGCCCGTTCGAATTCGACGGTGTACGGGATGGTCCGGCGCGAGAACGTGATCACGGAATCGATCGCCTCGTGAAGATCGAACACCTGCACGACGTACTTGCCTTTGCGGGCGAAGCCGAGCAGCTTGCGGGTCAGCACGGTGGCCCGCGCGGCGGCCTCCTCGATCATGGCCAGGTCGCCCTGGAGCGGCGAGTCGGGCGGCACCTGCATCCGGACGAGAGACGTGTAGCCGGTGATACCCTGCAGAATGTTGTTGAAGTCGTGGGCGATGCCGCCGGCCAGAGTGCCGATGGATTCGAGTTTCTGGTAATGAACCACCTGCTCCTGCAGGCGCTTGGTTTCCGTCAGGTCCACCAGGTTGGCCAGAATCGCCGAACGACCGTTGAACGTGGTCACTGTGGCCCGGATCAACACCGACCGGACGGTGCCGTCGCCGCACACGAACCGCGTTTCGTACTCGTGGGGCAGGATGTCTCCCGCGTCGCGCAGCGCCATATTC
Encoded proteins:
- a CDS encoding sigma-70 family RNA polymerase sigma factor is translated as MEHFSRPVPDRSEDLNLVDRIVRGEEGAFGELLERYGSRIFNLARRMSGNPTIAEDLTQEVFLLLLRKIRQYDGRAALSTWIYRVAVNRIISEFRRQPPASEAAEGDMAALRIASAAPALQRRLDLEAAIGRLPPGYRAVLLMHDVEGLRHQEIAEILDISVGTSKSQLHHARMQMRDLLQGEAP
- a CDS encoding aminotransferase class I/II-fold pyridoxal phosphate-dependent enzyme translates to MRIAEWIQATIAPPIVDIYALARQYDRPGQPLINMGQGIPDMMPPAPCLAALADRLADPALHRYGPDQGLPELREALAADYRRRLGVRLDPEREIIITAGANHGFVLALLALVQPGERVVLGAPYYFNHLMALQLLGMTGVEWPLTVRGDRFVLDLDGLAPRLAAGAAGVVCVNPNNPTGAVFGAEDMSGVMAACVRRGVPLFYDEVYSLIAFGEEPAGHPYAFAGGREHTIILGSFSKLFGLTGWRVGYIIAPPPVVEQMMKAQDTTVICAPVAGQALAAECLRRCPDYPAAYCRELGRRVRRLSAAVCDIPALTWREPAGALFTMLPYRHPEPSRQLAARLVREAGVMVIPGAAFGASGEGHLRISFGSSDEATIAEAGRRLARFFTEDRNRSDRNRTAAPGAGGRQAEDLGVGGAPGDADPC
- a CDS encoding NifU family protein, which encodes MDDFDARVRAVIEQVRPFLQRDGGEVELVAIIGRSAKVRLTGHCAHCAGARMTLKYGIERQLKEQIPEFESLISI
- a CDS encoding O-acetyl-ADP-ribose deacetylase, with the protein product MTPATASRRIRDCVLELSQGDITRMAADAIVNAANSSLMGGGGVDGAIHRAGGPAILDDCRRIIARIGALPTGQAVATTGGRLPARRVIHTVGPVWRGGGAGEPELLAACYRSCLRLAADEGLDTVAFPSISTGAFGYPVAAAAAIALQTVAQCLHANGRPRRVRFVLFDRATHDAYRNALDRLPDPTADPA